TATAATCACCCTCTTTGGAATAAATTAAAAACTCAAATTTCAGATAATTCTGTTGGTCACGGAGGAATGGATTTTGTTATGATTTATCGTTTAATTAAGTGTTTAAACCAAGGGTTACCTTTAGATATTAATGTGTATGATAGTGTTTTATGGAGTGCTATTACACCACTTTCAGAACTCTCTGTTGCTCAAAATAGTAGCTCGGTTAAAGTTCCTGATTTTACTGGAGGAACCTGGAAAAATAAAAACACAACAGAAATGCTGAGGAATATATAAGCTCTTTAATTTATTAACGTCAACAACATTTGTTGGCGTTTTTTATGTCATCTTGTCACAAAATTATTTTTGGTATTTTTTTTGACTACTCTACTTCTTAGAAAACAATATCAAACAAAATATATAATTATGAGTAAAGGAAGTATTAATGTATCGGTAGAGAATATATTCCCACTGATTAAAAAATTCTTGTATTCTGACCACGAAATATTTTTACGTGAGTTAATTTCTAACGGAACAGATGCAACTACAAAATTAAAGCACTTAATTTCTATTGGTGAAGCTAAAACTGAATTAGGTGATGCTAAAATTGAAATTAGCATTAATAAAGAGGCTAAAACCATAACCATTAAAGATCAAGGTTTAGGTATGACAGCTGATGAGGTTGAAAAATACATTAACCAAATTGCTTTTTCTGGAGCTGAAGAGTTTTTAGATAAGTATAAAGATGATAAAAACGAAACTGGTGTAATTGGTCACTTTGGTTTAGGTTTTTATTCTGCTTTTATGGTTGCTGATAAGGTTGAGTTAATCACAAAATCTTTTAAAGACGAACCTGCTGCACATTGGGCATGTGATGGCTCTCCTGAATTCACTTTAGAAGCTCATGACAAATCTGACAGAGGAACAGAAATTATTTTACATATTGCTGACGATTCTACTGAGTTTTTAGAAGAAGCAAAAATTGGTGGCTTATTAAACAAATACAATCGTTTTAACCAAGTGCCAATTAAATTTGGAACTAAAAAAGTTAACGATCCTGATTTTACACCACAAACTACAACTGATGCCGAAGGTAAAGAAACTACTGAGCCTCACAAACAGATTGAAGTTGATGCAATTATCAATAATACAAATCCTGCCTGGACAAAAGCGCCTGCTGATTTAAGTGATGAAGATTATACAAACTTCTATAGAGAATTGTATCCAATGCAATTTGAGGAGTCTTTATTTCACATTCACTTAAATGTAGACTATCCATTTAACTTAACAGGAATTTTATTCTTCCCTAAGTTAACACAGAACTTAGATATGCAAAAGGATAAAATCCAATTGTATCAAAACCAAGTATATGTAACTGATAATGTTGAAGGAATTGTACCTGACTTTTTACAAATGTTAAAAGGTGTTATCGATTCTCCAGATATTCCATTAAATGTTTCTCGTTCTGGTTTACAAGCAGACGGAGCAGTAAAGAAAATCGCTGGTTATATTACTAAAAAAGTAGGTGATAAATTAGCTTCTTTATTCAAAAAAGATCGTGCTGATTTTGAACAAAAATGGAACGATATTAAAGTAATTATCGAATACGGAATGTTATCGGAAGATAAATTTATGGATAAAGCGAAGAAATTTGCTTTATATCCTACTGTAAGCGATACTTATTTCACTTTTGATGAGTTAGTTGAAAAAACTAAAGATTCTCAAACTGATAAAGATGGAAATCACATAATCTTATATGCTTCTAACAAAGACGCACAACACAGTTATATTCAAGATGCAACTGCAAAAGGATATGAAGTGGTTGTATTAGATTCTCCAATCGTATCGCACTTAATGCAAAAACTAGAAACTTCAGGTGAATCTAAAGTTCAGTTTACTCGTGTAGATTCTGATTTTATTGATAATTTAATTAAGAAAGACGAAGCTGTTATATCTAAATTAACTGATGAGGAAAAAGAAACCTTAAAACCAGTTATTGAAGGTGTAATTGCATCACAAACATATACTGTTCAATTAGAATCTATGGATTCTTCTTCGTCTCCTTTCTTAATTACCGTACCAGAATTTATGCGTCGTATGAAAGAAATGCAAGCTTCTGGTGGTGGAGGCGGAATGATGGGAATGGGTAATTTACCTGAAATGTATAACTTAGTTGTTAATACAAATCACCCATTAGTTTCTGAAATCTTAAATGCTGATGAAGACAAGAAAAAAGGATTAATTACACAAGCTTTCGATTTAGCAAAGTTATCTCAAAACCTATTACATGGTGAAGAGTTAACTAACTTTATTAAGCGTTCTTACGAGTTGATTAAGTAATTGTAAGTCATTAGGAGCGAAGCAATCTGTTATTAAAAAGATTGCCACGTCATTCTTCCTCGCAATGACAAATAAAATCCAAAACCTCTTTGTTAACTCAAAGAGGTTTTTTTTTGCAGAACTTCTTAAAAAATCTACTAAATTTGTTTAATTGCTAATATAAATTATTAAAAACATTTATATTATTATAGTTAGCACAACACAAAACATCAGTAATGGATACAGTAAACGACCAAATTAATGAACCAATACAATCTGAAGAGTTTACAAATACAGATTTTAAGCCAAAGACTAACGAACAATTAAATAAAGAAAACCCTACAAGACAAAATAGAAAACAAGCAACTGAAGAGCAACTTAATAATCCATTACATGGAGTTAAACTTACTCAGCTTCTAGATCGTTTAGTAACATATTATGGCTGGGAATATCTGGCAGAACGTGTAAATATTCGTTGTTTTAAATACAACCCTAACATGAAGTCTAGTTTAGGTTTTTTAAGAAAAACAGATTGGGCTAGAGAGCATGTTGAAGATGTTTATTTAGATATGTTAGAAGAACAACAATCTTCTAGTAAATAATAAAAACACATCAACAATACATAAAAAGGTGTGCGTGAATTTGAGTTTAAAAATCGAAAGTAAATGTATATTTCACTTTTTAATTCTATATTAAATACACCTATAAGCAACATATACTTTATAAAAATCTTAAAAATCTAGAAATTATTAAAATATCAAAAGCGAATTCAACACAAGCAAAACTTTTTTCAGAAATTAGTTTAGCTTCTTTTTTACCTGCTCATGGTCATTCTGCTCCTACAAAAGACATGGATACCTATATTGCTAATAATTTTAAAGAAAGCCACTTTATAAAAGAGTTGGAAAGTACCGAAAATGAATATTATTTACTAGAATATAAAAACAAAACTGCTGGTTATTCTAAGATAATTTTTAACAAAACCTGTAAAGGTGTTTTAGCTAAAAACATAACCTATATGAGTAGATTATATTTACTGGAAGAGTTTTATGGTTTAGGTATTGGTAAAAAATTATTCGCTTTTAATATCGCCTTATGTAAAGATAATAATCAAGCAGGAATTTGGCTAAACGTTTGGGTAGAGAATAAAAAAGCTATTCAGTTTTATGAAAAATCAGGTTTTAAAATAATCGGAAAAAGTGATTTTCAAATATCAGAAACACACTCAAACCCAAATCATATTATGTATTTAGAATTTTAATTAACACAAAACTTACTTTATATATATATTAATCAAAAAATTGATGATCTCTATTATATCTAATAGAGATCATCAATTTTTATTTATTTCGTTCCCAATAGAAAAACTTGCCCCTAAACGCAAGAAGTCTTTTTACAAAATTAATTTCTTAACAACTCAACTTATCACACACAAAACAGTAGTTTTACAAACTAAAAAACTAGTATGAAAACTGCTCCTTCAATAAGCTCTATAATCTCACCAGGATATATAGCTC
This genomic stretch from Tenacibaculum sp. Bg11-29 harbors:
- the htpG gene encoding molecular chaperone HtpG is translated as MSKGSINVSVENIFPLIKKFLYSDHEIFLRELISNGTDATTKLKHLISIGEAKTELGDAKIEISINKEAKTITIKDQGLGMTADEVEKYINQIAFSGAEEFLDKYKDDKNETGVIGHFGLGFYSAFMVADKVELITKSFKDEPAAHWACDGSPEFTLEAHDKSDRGTEIILHIADDSTEFLEEAKIGGLLNKYNRFNQVPIKFGTKKVNDPDFTPQTTTDAEGKETTEPHKQIEVDAIINNTNPAWTKAPADLSDEDYTNFYRELYPMQFEESLFHIHLNVDYPFNLTGILFFPKLTQNLDMQKDKIQLYQNQVYVTDNVEGIVPDFLQMLKGVIDSPDIPLNVSRSGLQADGAVKKIAGYITKKVGDKLASLFKKDRADFEQKWNDIKVIIEYGMLSEDKFMDKAKKFALYPTVSDTYFTFDELVEKTKDSQTDKDGNHIILYASNKDAQHSYIQDATAKGYEVVVLDSPIVSHLMQKLETSGESKVQFTRVDSDFIDNLIKKDEAVISKLTDEEKETLKPVIEGVIASQTYTVQLESMDSSSSPFLITVPEFMRRMKEMQASGGGGGMMGMGNLPEMYNLVVNTNHPLVSEILNADEDKKKGLITQAFDLAKLSQNLLHGEELTNFIKRSYELIK
- a CDS encoding VF530 family DNA-binding protein is translated as MDTVNDQINEPIQSEEFTNTDFKPKTNEQLNKENPTRQNRKQATEEQLNNPLHGVKLTQLLDRLVTYYGWEYLAERVNIRCFKYNPNMKSSLGFLRKTDWAREHVEDVYLDMLEEQQSSSK
- a CDS encoding GNAT family N-acetyltransferase, with translation MDTYIANNFKESHFIKELESTENEYYLLEYKNKTAGYSKIIFNKTCKGVLAKNITYMSRLYLLEEFYGLGIGKKLFAFNIALCKDNNQAGIWLNVWVENKKAIQFYEKSGFKIIGKSDFQISETHSNPNHIMYLEF